The sequence ACGTATCATCATGAACGGTGCCCCTGGGACGGCAATGCCCAGCTTCAAACTACTGCCCGAGCAAGAGGTGGAAGCACTCGTTCAATACGTGAAGTACCTCACCTTCCGTGGAGAAGCCGAGCGGAATCTGCTGATGGAGTTTTCCCAGCTCGACGCAGCGGTTGCCAAGCCCGCCGAGAAGCGTAATGAGGAAGAACAAGAATACATCAAAGAAATGTCGCCAGAGGAACTCGCCGAAGCGAAGGAAGACCTCAAGTCCGAAGTGGACGAGTTGACCGAATACGCGCGGATGGATTTTATCTTCCCGATCTTCGAGAAGTGGCGTGATGCTGAGCCAACGGAAGTTCCTCAGCGTCCAGATTGGAATCTCGACGAATCCGTTGCTGCCGGGAAAACACTCTTCTTTGGCAAGGGAGGCTGTGCCACTTGTCACGGTCAATCTGGGCTGGGCGATGGACAGACGGCTGAAATGTTCTACGACGACTGGACGGAGGATTTCTACGATCCGAAGGCCCCTGAGAACGTCGAAGAATTTCTGACCTTGGGTGCACTTCCGCCTCGGAAGCTCGATCCACGTAATTTGCGACTAGGCAACTTCCGCGGCGGTCGCCGACCGGTTGATGTCTATTGGCGGATCAAAAACGGCATCGAAGGAGCAAAGATGCCCGCCGCCGCTTATGACCTGCAAGACGAAGACATTTGGCACATGGTCGACTTCGTCCTTAAAGGCTTGCCGTACGACAGCTTGAGCCAACCTCAACTGCACGAGCAAGAGAACATTCGCCTAAGAAACTAATTGCACAATCTTTGATCGTCGGGCGAACTGATTCGCCTGGCTTATCACACAGCGTAGGCTGTAAGTAGGAGAATCCCTGGTGGGAAGATTCTGGAGTCTTGTTTTTCTGAGCATCCCAATCTTGGGCACCCTCATTATTGTGTGGGCGGCCATGGATTGGTATCCGCTTGAAGGCCACTGGTTCCCTGAAAGGGTTGTCGAAAACGGGAGCATCGACCACCTTTTCTACTGCATCCTGTGGCTAACGGGGATTGTCTTCATTGCGACGGGGATCCTGCTGTTTTGGTTCCTCTGGAAATACGACGCAGCGAAGAATGATCAGCCGGTCGTCTTCTCGCATGGCAGCCACTACATGGAAGTCATGTGGTCGGTTGTGCCGGCAATCATCCTGCTCTTTCTGGCCATCTATCAAATGGATGCCTGGGCTGGGGCTCGGATGCGTCGTCCGACGCTGGCCAACGGCCAGCCGATGCCGCCGATTGCCCGCGTCACCGGTCGCCAATTTGAGTGGCGGATCCAGTATCCCGGGGCGGATAAAAAGTTCGACACGCCAGACGACCTTTACGTGACCAACCTTTTGCATATTCCCCGTGACGAAGAAATCGTTCTGGAAATCGAGAGCGACGACGTCCTGCACAGTTTCTTTCTGCCTAACTTCCGCGTCAAACAGGACGTGGTTCCTGGGATGAAGCAGTTCATTTGGTTCAAGCCGATCAAAGATGGCGCCTACGACATTGTCTGTGCCGAGCTTTGTGGGTGGGGACACTACAAGATGAAAGGTCAGATCACCGTCCAGTCGCGAAACGATTTCGATGCCTGGTTGCAGAAGACCTATGACGAACAAGAATTGTCCGAATTTTCGCTGGCTGAGGCAGAGTAAGATACGATGAGCAGCATCACTGCGGATGGGCATGCCGCACACGCCCACTCGTCCGGCGAATTTGGCGTTGGCGAGTTCATTACAACCTACGTTTTCTCACGCGACCACAAAGTGATCGGGATTCAGTTCCTGTTCTCGACCTTGTTATGGTTCCTGGTCGGTGGTTTGCTGGCGATCGGTATTCGCTGGCAACTAGCTTGGCCGTGGAGCGATATGCCGGTGATCGGCCCGATGCTATTCTCGGCGGAAGGTGGCCAGATTTCGCCTGAGTTCTACACGATGCTCTTCACCATGCACGCCACGGTGATGACATTTTTAGTGATCATTCCGATCTTGGCCGGGGCATTCGGCAACTACCTGATTCCCCTGATGATCGGGGCCGACGATATGGCCTTTCCCACGATGAATATGCTCAGCTACTGGGTGATGTGGCCGGCCTTCTTCCTGTTTGGCGGGAGCTTCTTTGTTGCCGGCAACGGCGCTTCAAG comes from Bremerella cremea and encodes:
- a CDS encoding c-type cytochrome is translated as MRICQAPKFGGRNQAGGLVLAVIIGAIVGCTSEPPQFELNEVALRKTELTQGSNFSLEYQIEPIANILAENFGTPDQPKVPQFNYEELFPDLYEDPDSLDPEEKAELEAEQSSIKDMLNLDMLQMAAGPYGSEEDGSPRGLYRQHCVHCHGINGDGAGPTAAFLNPYPRDFRLGKFKWKSTPTGVPPTHDDLKRIIMNGAPGTAMPSFKLLPEQEVEALVQYVKYLTFRGEAERNLLMEFSQLDAAVAKPAEKRNEEEQEYIKEMSPEELAEAKEDLKSEVDELTEYARMDFIFPIFEKWRDAEPTEVPQRPDWNLDESVAAGKTLFFGKGGCATCHGQSGLGDGQTAEMFYDDWTEDFYDPKAPENVEEFLTLGALPPRKLDPRNLRLGNFRGGRRPVDVYWRIKNGIEGAKMPAAAYDLQDEDIWHMVDFVLKGLPYDSLSQPQLHEQENIRLRN
- the coxB gene encoding cytochrome c oxidase subunit II; protein product: MGTLIIVWAAMDWYPLEGHWFPERVVENGSIDHLFYCILWLTGIVFIATGILLFWFLWKYDAAKNDQPVVFSHGSHYMEVMWSVVPAIILLFLAIYQMDAWAGARMRRPTLANGQPMPPIARVTGRQFEWRIQYPGADKKFDTPDDLYVTNLLHIPRDEEIVLEIESDDVLHSFFLPNFRVKQDVVPGMKQFIWFKPIKDGAYDIVCAELCGWGHYKMKGQITVQSRNDFDAWLQKTYDEQELSEFSLAEAE